A single region of the Chthonomonadales bacterium genome encodes:
- a CDS encoding OFA family MFS transporter → MSTATAPATALAVSQTARWRVLLGAVIVQLILGTVYGYSIFWTPLEDHVFPRVIIQGAASSATAAPANLSVVSVPNEAAASKLHTEQTGKLKYAFGVCILAFALVMVFAGRVQDRRGPVLTALAGGGLLGGGFLVAGLLLQARPAETISLLGLWLTIGLLAGAGIGFAYVCPIAALVKWFPDKKGLVSGIAVAGFGFGAYFFSSRDLPIGAPAFIDTHGIPSFFLMHGVVCLVAVSIGALMLSNPPGAPPRASQEADWKEMLRRPAFYMLWPMFFSGALAGLTVIVIMKDFAGEQILAAHTAGGAALTEAMRADLLRRGAAAVGMLAIFNAVGRVVWGLLSDRIGRTSSFVLKFALQACVLFALPAMRSEMAIAVAACAIGFNFGGNFALFPSATADLFGARNLGANYGLVFTSYGIAGVVGTFSGNLAKALAGSFDAAFYLAGVLCVVSAGLAVALHASRSRTPATA, encoded by the coding sequence ATGTCGACAGCCACCGCCCCGGCGACCGCCCTCGCCGTCTCGCAAACGGCTCGCTGGCGGGTGCTTCTGGGCGCCGTCATCGTCCAGTTGATCCTCGGTACGGTGTACGGCTACAGCATTTTCTGGACACCGTTGGAGGACCACGTTTTCCCGCGCGTTATCATTCAGGGAGCCGCCAGCAGCGCAACCGCCGCCCCGGCCAACCTGAGCGTCGTGAGCGTGCCGAACGAGGCCGCCGCCAGCAAGCTCCACACGGAGCAGACCGGCAAGCTCAAGTACGCGTTCGGCGTCTGCATTCTGGCGTTCGCTCTCGTGATGGTCTTCGCGGGGCGCGTGCAGGACCGGCGCGGCCCGGTGCTGACGGCGCTCGCTGGAGGCGGGCTGCTCGGAGGAGGCTTCCTGGTCGCCGGCCTGCTGCTGCAGGCGAGGCCGGCGGAGACCATCAGTCTCCTCGGGCTCTGGCTCACCATCGGCCTCCTCGCCGGGGCGGGCATCGGCTTCGCCTACGTCTGTCCCATCGCCGCGCTCGTAAAGTGGTTCCCGGACAAGAAGGGCCTGGTCTCGGGGATCGCGGTCGCCGGCTTCGGTTTCGGCGCCTACTTCTTCAGCAGCAGGGACCTGCCGATCGGCGCGCCCGCCTTCATCGACACGCACGGGATCCCGTCCTTCTTCCTGATGCACGGTGTCGTGTGCCTGGTTGCGGTCTCGATTGGCGCGCTGATGCTGAGCAACCCGCCCGGCGCGCCTCCGCGCGCCTCGCAGGAGGCCGACTGGAAGGAGATGCTGCGCCGGCCGGCGTTTTACATGCTGTGGCCGATGTTCTTCAGCGGCGCCCTGGCGGGCCTGACGGTGATCGTAATCATGAAGGACTTCGCGGGCGAGCAGATCCTCGCGGCGCACACGGCGGGCGGCGCCGCGCTGACCGAGGCGATGCGCGCCGATCTGCTTCGCAGGGGCGCCGCCGCGGTGGGCATGCTCGCCATCTTCAACGCGGTCGGCCGCGTCGTTTGGGGCCTCCTCTCCGACCGCATCGGGCGCACGTCGAGCTTCGTGCTGAAGTTCGCGCTGCAAGCGTGCGTGCTGTTCGCGCTGCCGGCGATGCGTTCCGAGATGGCCATCGCGGTGGCGGCATGCGCCATCGGCTTTAACTTCGGCGGCAATTTCGCGCTGTTCCCGAGTGCGACGGCCGACCTCTTCGGCGCCCGCAACCTGGGCGCGAACTACGGGCTCGTGTTCACCTCCTACGGTATCGCCGGAGTGGTCGGCACCTTCTCGGGCAACCTCGCGAAGGCGCTGGCAGGCTCCTTCGATGCCGCGTTCTACCTGGCCGGCGTCCTCTGTGTGGTGTCCGCCGGCCTGGCCGTTGCCCTTCATGCGTCACGCTCACGGACGCCGGCTACCGCCTGA